In the genome of Salmo trutta chromosome 18, fSalTru1.1, whole genome shotgun sequence, one region contains:
- the LOC115153305 gene encoding polyribonucleotide nucleotidyltransferase 1, mitochondrial isoform X2, producing the protein MVTAVSKSKPSPSQFMPLVVDYRQKAAAAGRIPTNHLRRELGTTENEILTSRLIDRAIRPLFPAGYFYDTQVLCNLLAVDGVNDPDVLAINGASAALSLSDIPWNGPIGAVRIGLVNGEFLVNPTRKEMASSTINLIVAGAPLSQVVMIEASAENVLQQDFCHAVKVGVKHTQQIILAIQQMAREAKVSKRTPPKIFSAPLEMIEFARQLASEKVYAVFTDFTHDKISRDDAINKVRLETEEQIKEKYPQAEPYEVMESFNMVSKEVFRNLVLNEYRRCDGRDLTSLRNISCEADIFKPLHGSALFQRGQTQVLCSVTFDSLESSIKTDIITTALSGVKDKNFMLHYEFPPYATNEIGKMSGMNRRELGHGALAEKSLRPVIPKDFPFTIRVTSEVLESNGSSSMASACGGSLALMDAGVPISSAVAGVAIGLISKANPEKPSEIQDYRILTDILGIEDYLGDMDFKLAGTNKGINALQADVKIPGLPLKLVMEAIQQATVAKREILGIMNKTIAKPRDKRKENGPVVENVRVPVSRRARFVGPGGYNLRRLQAQTGVTISQVDEETFSVFAPTPGAMNEAQEFITEICKDDQEQLLEFGAVYTATIMEIRDIGVMVKLYPNMSAVLLHNSQLDHKRIKHPSALGLEVGQQIQVKYFGRDPTDGRMRISRKVLQSPAATVVKTLSEKQSISMGTGNVQATSTSS; encoded by the exons ATGGTGACAGCTGTCAGCAAATCAAAACCGTCCCCCTCCCAATTTATGCCTCTAGTG GTGGACTACAGGCAAAAAGCAGCTGCTGCTGGTAGAATCCCAACTAACCACCTGCGGCGGGAGTTGGGCACCACTGAAAATGAGATTCTGACTAGTAGGCTAATAG ACAGGGCAATCAGACCGCTTTTTCCAGCTGGTTATTTCTATGACACTCAG GTCCTGTGTAACCTGTTGGCAGTTGATGGTGTTAATGATCCAGATGTACTGGCCATTAATGGAG cctctgctGCTCTATCCCTGTCTGACATTCCCTGGAATGGGCCCATTG GTGCAGTGCGCATTGGCCTGGTGAATGGAGAGTTTCTGGTGAACCCAACACGAAAGGAAATGGCTTCCAGCACTATCAACCTGATAGTGGCTGGAGCACCGCTCAGCCAAGTGG TGATGATAGAGGCTTCTGCTGAGAATGTGTTGCAGCAGGACTTCTGTCATGCAGTCAAGGTTGGTGTGAAGCACACACAGCAGATCATACTGGCAATTCAGCAGATGGCCAGAGAAGCAAAGGTGTCCAAGCGCACTCCTCCCAAAATATTTTCTGCTCCCCTGGAAATGATTGAGTTTGCACGACA GTTGGCCTCCGAAAAGGTCTATGCTGTTTTCACAGACTTCACTCATGACAAA ATTTCCAGAGATGATGCCATTAATAAAGTAAGGCTTGAAACAGAGGAACAAATAAAAG AGAAATATCCTCAAGCAGAACCTTACGAGGTGATGGAGTCCTTCAACATGGTATCAAAAGAGGTTTTCCGCAATCTGGTTTTGAACGAGTACAGGAG GTGTGACGGAAGAGACCTGACTTCATTGAGAAATATTTCCTGTGAGGCGGACATCTTTAAGCCCCTTCATGGGTCTGCACTTTTCCAGAGGGGACAGACACAG GTTCTGTGCTCTGTAACATTTGACTCCTTGGAGTCTAGTATTAAAACAGACATCATTACTACGGCGTTAAG TGGAGTCAAAGACAAGAATTTCATGCTTCACTATGAG TTTCCACCTTATGCAACCAATGAGATTGGAAAGATGAGTGGAATGAACAGAAGAGAGCTTGGTCATG GGGCACTGGCTGAGAAGTCTTTGAGACCTGTCATTCCTAAAGACTTCCCCTTCACTATTCGAGTTACCTCTGAGGTTCTGGAGTCTAATG GGTCCTCATCTATGGCATCAGCATGTGGAGGCAGTCTGGCTTTGATGGATGCTG GTGTTCCTATTTCATCAGCTGTGGCAGGTGTTGCTATTGGACTCATATCCAAGGCAAACCCAGAGAAGCCATCAGAAATCCAGGACTACCGAATATTGACTGATATTCTG GGAATAGAGGATTACCTAGGAGACATGGATTTCAAACTGGCAGGAACAAACAAGGGTATCAATGCCTTACAG GCTGATGTGAAGATTCCAGGCTTACCTCTGAAACTTGTAATGGAAGCTATTCAGCAAGCCACAG TTGCCAAGAGGGAGATTTTGGGCATCATgaacaagaccattgccaagccaAGGGATAAAAGAAAGGAGAATGGCCCAGTTGTCG AGAATGTCAGAGTCCCTGTCTCTAGACGAGCACGCTTTGTCGGGCCTGGGGGATATAACCTCCGCAGACTACAAGCTCAAACAG GTGTGACGATAAGCCAGGTGGACGAGGAGACCTTCTCTGTTTTTGCACCTACTCCAGGTGCCATGAATGAAGCCCAGGAATTCATCACAGAAATTTGCAAGGATGAT CAAGAGCAGCTGCTGGAGTTTGGTGCTGTTTACACTGCCACCATCATGGAAATAAG GGACATTGGTGTCATGGTGAAGCTATATCCCAACATGAGTGCTGTTCTGCTCCATAACTCTCAGCTGGACCACAAACGG ATAAAACACCCAAGTGCTCTTGGATTAGAGGTTGGACAGCAGATTCAG GTTAAATACTTTGGGCGAGACCCAACAGATGGTAGAATGAGGATTTCGAGGAAGGTGTTACAATCTCCAGCAGCAACAGTTGTTAAGACACTGAGTGAGAAACAGAGCATCTCCATGGGCACAGGGAATGTCCAAGCGACCAGCACCTCCTCTTGA
- the LOC115153305 gene encoding polyribonucleotide nucleotidyltransferase 1, mitochondrial isoform X1, producing MCNVSFYLNMRHLLRLGPPLARLNVRLCHQSVWNSHGTIRKVGVDFGEKKLEISTGKLARFADGSAVVQLGDTTVMVTAVSKSKPSPSQFMPLVVDYRQKAAAAGRIPTNHLRRELGTTENEILTSRLIDRAIRPLFPAGYFYDTQVLCNLLAVDGVNDPDVLAINGASAALSLSDIPWNGPIGAVRIGLVNGEFLVNPTRKEMASSTINLIVAGAPLSQVVMIEASAENVLQQDFCHAVKVGVKHTQQIILAIQQMAREAKVSKRTPPKIFSAPLEMIEFARQLASEKVYAVFTDFTHDKISRDDAINKVRLETEEQIKEKYPQAEPYEVMESFNMVSKEVFRNLVLNEYRRCDGRDLTSLRNISCEADIFKPLHGSALFQRGQTQVLCSVTFDSLESSIKTDIITTALSGVKDKNFMLHYEFPPYATNEIGKMSGMNRRELGHGALAEKSLRPVIPKDFPFTIRVTSEVLESNGSSSMASACGGSLALMDAGVPISSAVAGVAIGLISKANPEKPSEIQDYRILTDILGIEDYLGDMDFKLAGTNKGINALQADVKIPGLPLKLVMEAIQQATVAKREILGIMNKTIAKPRDKRKENGPVVENVRVPVSRRARFVGPGGYNLRRLQAQTGVTISQVDEETFSVFAPTPGAMNEAQEFITEICKDDQEQLLEFGAVYTATIMEIRDIGVMVKLYPNMSAVLLHNSQLDHKRIKHPSALGLEVGQQIQVKYFGRDPTDGRMRISRKVLQSPAATVVKTLSEKQSISMGTGNVQATSTSS from the exons ATGTGTAATGTTAGCTTTTACTTGAATATGAGACATTTACTGAGACTTGGGCCCCCGCTGGCCCGACTAAATGTGCGGTTGTGCCACCAAAGCGTCTGGAACAGTCATGGAACGATACGAAAAGTGGGAGTGGACTTCGGTGAGAA AAAACTTGAGATCTCAACAGGGAAACTTGCCAGATTTGCAGATGGGTCGGCTGTTGTGCag CTTGGGGATACAACAGTGATGGTGACAGCTGTCAGCAAATCAAAACCGTCCCCCTCCCAATTTATGCCTCTAGTG GTGGACTACAGGCAAAAAGCAGCTGCTGCTGGTAGAATCCCAACTAACCACCTGCGGCGGGAGTTGGGCACCACTGAAAATGAGATTCTGACTAGTAGGCTAATAG ACAGGGCAATCAGACCGCTTTTTCCAGCTGGTTATTTCTATGACACTCAG GTCCTGTGTAACCTGTTGGCAGTTGATGGTGTTAATGATCCAGATGTACTGGCCATTAATGGAG cctctgctGCTCTATCCCTGTCTGACATTCCCTGGAATGGGCCCATTG GTGCAGTGCGCATTGGCCTGGTGAATGGAGAGTTTCTGGTGAACCCAACACGAAAGGAAATGGCTTCCAGCACTATCAACCTGATAGTGGCTGGAGCACCGCTCAGCCAAGTGG TGATGATAGAGGCTTCTGCTGAGAATGTGTTGCAGCAGGACTTCTGTCATGCAGTCAAGGTTGGTGTGAAGCACACACAGCAGATCATACTGGCAATTCAGCAGATGGCCAGAGAAGCAAAGGTGTCCAAGCGCACTCCTCCCAAAATATTTTCTGCTCCCCTGGAAATGATTGAGTTTGCACGACA GTTGGCCTCCGAAAAGGTCTATGCTGTTTTCACAGACTTCACTCATGACAAA ATTTCCAGAGATGATGCCATTAATAAAGTAAGGCTTGAAACAGAGGAACAAATAAAAG AGAAATATCCTCAAGCAGAACCTTACGAGGTGATGGAGTCCTTCAACATGGTATCAAAAGAGGTTTTCCGCAATCTGGTTTTGAACGAGTACAGGAG GTGTGACGGAAGAGACCTGACTTCATTGAGAAATATTTCCTGTGAGGCGGACATCTTTAAGCCCCTTCATGGGTCTGCACTTTTCCAGAGGGGACAGACACAG GTTCTGTGCTCTGTAACATTTGACTCCTTGGAGTCTAGTATTAAAACAGACATCATTACTACGGCGTTAAG TGGAGTCAAAGACAAGAATTTCATGCTTCACTATGAG TTTCCACCTTATGCAACCAATGAGATTGGAAAGATGAGTGGAATGAACAGAAGAGAGCTTGGTCATG GGGCACTGGCTGAGAAGTCTTTGAGACCTGTCATTCCTAAAGACTTCCCCTTCACTATTCGAGTTACCTCTGAGGTTCTGGAGTCTAATG GGTCCTCATCTATGGCATCAGCATGTGGAGGCAGTCTGGCTTTGATGGATGCTG GTGTTCCTATTTCATCAGCTGTGGCAGGTGTTGCTATTGGACTCATATCCAAGGCAAACCCAGAGAAGCCATCAGAAATCCAGGACTACCGAATATTGACTGATATTCTG GGAATAGAGGATTACCTAGGAGACATGGATTTCAAACTGGCAGGAACAAACAAGGGTATCAATGCCTTACAG GCTGATGTGAAGATTCCAGGCTTACCTCTGAAACTTGTAATGGAAGCTATTCAGCAAGCCACAG TTGCCAAGAGGGAGATTTTGGGCATCATgaacaagaccattgccaagccaAGGGATAAAAGAAAGGAGAATGGCCCAGTTGTCG AGAATGTCAGAGTCCCTGTCTCTAGACGAGCACGCTTTGTCGGGCCTGGGGGATATAACCTCCGCAGACTACAAGCTCAAACAG GTGTGACGATAAGCCAGGTGGACGAGGAGACCTTCTCTGTTTTTGCACCTACTCCAGGTGCCATGAATGAAGCCCAGGAATTCATCACAGAAATTTGCAAGGATGAT CAAGAGCAGCTGCTGGAGTTTGGTGCTGTTTACACTGCCACCATCATGGAAATAAG GGACATTGGTGTCATGGTGAAGCTATATCCCAACATGAGTGCTGTTCTGCTCCATAACTCTCAGCTGGACCACAAACGG ATAAAACACCCAAGTGCTCTTGGATTAGAGGTTGGACAGCAGATTCAG GTTAAATACTTTGGGCGAGACCCAACAGATGGTAGAATGAGGATTTCGAGGAAGGTGTTACAATCTCCAGCAGCAACAGTTGTTAAGACACTGAGTGAGAAACAGAGCATCTCCATGGGCACAGGGAATGTCCAAGCGACCAGCACCTCCTCTTGA